The following are encoded in a window of Candidatus Baltobacteraceae bacterium genomic DNA:
- a CDS encoding RNA-binding protein, whose product MIRLFVAGYPRDAAKGDLLALFRQFGAGEEDVTFPRDRRSRRKKGYAYVNVSDESTADAAIAAFNLFEIDGKPLSVIRASDRPLKRPRHR is encoded by the coding sequence GTGATTCGATTATTCGTAGCCGGCTATCCGCGCGACGCTGCCAAAGGCGACTTGCTCGCGCTCTTCCGTCAATTCGGCGCCGGTGAAGAAGACGTCACGTTTCCACGCGATCGCCGGTCGCGCCGAAAAAAGGGCTACGCTTACGTCAACGTCTCCGACGAGTCGACCGCCGATGCCGCCATCGCCGCCTTCAACCTCTTCGAAATCGACGGCAAACCCCTCAGCGTCATCCGCGCCTCAGACCGCCCCTTAAAACGCCCCCGCCACCGCTAA